One Manduca sexta isolate Smith_Timp_Sample1 chromosome 28, JHU_Msex_v1.0, whole genome shotgun sequence DNA window includes the following coding sequences:
- the LOC115451438 gene encoding cytochrome b5, with the protein MEGETKLFTREELKCRCKRDDAVLIIHNEVYDVTKFLADHPGGEEVLLEKAGQDASEPFEDVSHSSDARALMKKYKIGELVECDRVQTKNSFSPNWNNDQSQEQGNWGSWLTPLLLGIAATLLYRYLFA; encoded by the exons ATGGAGGGAGAAACAAAGCTGTTCACGCGTGAGGAGCTGAAGTGCAGGTGTAAGCGCGACGACGCAGTGCTCATCATCCACAATGAAGTGTACGACGTGACCAAGTTCCTGGCCGAC CACCCGGGCGGCGAGGAGGTGCTCCTCGAGAAGGCGGGTCAAGATGCCTCCGAACCTTTTGAGGACGTCAGTCATAGCTCCGATGCCAG GGCCCTGATGAAGAAGTACAAGATAGGAGAGCTGGTGGAGTGCGACCGGGTGCAAACCAAAAACTCCTTCTCGCCTAACTGGAACAACGACCAGTCTCAGGAGCAGGGCAA CTGGGGTTCCTGGCTGACGCCGCTGCTGCTGGGCATCGCCGCGACGCTACTCTACAGGTACCTGTTCGCGTAG
- the LOC115451435 gene encoding cell division cycle 7-related protein kinase, which translates to MSRIRGIEVKVQKEILQTRKYGLNEILKKKNEDLSSNSKDDVEKQQITDLLYKLPKLDKIFEVHRKIGEGTFSSVYLGSLRQHSTLPDSEKRWFAIKHLVPTAHPARIEHELRCLQDMGGKDNVIGVELCLRHLDTIVFIMPYIPHRKFSEYVSDMDAAELREYMRALVVALRHVHSFGVIHRDVKPSNFLYDRDNRRYLLVDFGLAQRLCPPAEAVEPAPPPAHLNNTRKRPREEDDSSPEAKRAALDLTVGPKEPPVPAPSRTVVLSKTAIGLANASKAWTGVNGGGVGSGAAAGACACACACAGAGGVCSACAARPPPRAPRAGTQGFRPPEVLLKYPHQTTAVDMWACGVVLASALSARYPFFRAADDVSALAELADLVGSAALQRAAGSLGRRVVTSSHRRGLCLRKLCARLRQPPPAAPAAHPPAAHPPAAACPRCRLPDTQCLCKDDTKREEDFDPHAFVAGFPDSAFSLAARLLDPNPRTRISAADALHHPFLSAC; encoded by the exons atgtCTAGAATAAGGGGAATTGAAGTAAAAGTGCAAAAGGAAATATTGCAGACTCGGAAATACGGACTTAATGAAATTCTCAAAAAGAAAAATGAAGATCTGTCTTCTAATTCAAAGGATGACGTTGAAA aacaACAAATTACTGATCTTCTGTACAAATTACCAAAACTAGACAAGATTTTTGAGGTGCACCGTAAAATTGGTGAAGGCACCTTCAGCTCAGTGTATCTGGGCTCTCTGAGACAGCACTCCACACTGCCCGACTCTGAGAAGAGATGGTTTGCCATAAAGCACCTTGTCCCTACTGCACATCCTGCCAGAATTGAGCATGAACTGAGGTGTCTGCAGGACATGGG GGGCAAAGATAATGTGATAGGTGTGGAGCTGTGCCTTCGCCACTTGGACACCATAGTGTTCATTATGCCTTATATACCTCATAGGAAGTTTTCA GAGTACGTGAGTGACATGGACGCGGCGGAGTTGCGCGAATACATGCGCGCGTTAGTGGTGGCGTTGCGGCACGTGCACTCTTTCGGCGTCATCCACCGCGACGTCAAGCCCAGCAACTTCCTCTACGACCGCGACAACAGGAG GTATTTGCTGGTGGACTTCGGTCTGGCGCAGCGTCTCTGCCCGCCGGCGGAGGCGGTGgagcccgcgccgccgcccgcgcatCTTAACAACACCAGGAAACGACCGCGGGAAGAG GATGATTCATCCCCAGAGGCAAAGCGAGCTGCTCTAGATTTAACTGTGGGCCCAAAAGAACCCCCGGTGCCGGCCCCCTCGCGAACCGTAGTGTTGTCCAAAACCGCAATTGGACTTGCTAACGCCTCTAag GCGTGGACGGGGGTGAATGGCGGTGGTGTGGGGAGCGGCGCGGCTgcgggcgcgtgcgcgtgcgcgtgcgcgtgcgcgggcgcgggcggcgtgtgcagcgcgtgcgccgcgcgcccgccgccgcgcgcgccccgCGCCGGCACGCAGGGCTTCCGGCCGCCCGAG GTGCTGCTGAAGTACCCGCACCAGACGACGGCGGTGGACATGTGGGCGTGCGGCGTGGTGCTGGCGAGCGCGCTGTCGGCTCGGTACCCGTTCTTCCGCGCTGCCGACGATGTCTCCGCACTCGCTGAGCTTGCTGACCTG GTGGGGTCCGCGGCGCTGCAGCGCGCGGCGGGGTCGCTGGGGCGGCGTGTGGTGACGTCATCGCACCGGCGCGGCCTGTGTCTGCGCAAGCTGTGCGCGCGCCTGCGCCAGCCGCCCCcagccgcgcccgccgcgcaccCGCCCGCCGCAcacccgcccgccgccgcctgTCCGCGCTGTCGCCTGCCCGACACACAATGCCTCTGCAAGGACGACACCAAGAGG GAGGAGGATTTCGACCCGCATGCGTTCGTGGCGGGGTTCCCGGACAGCGCGTTCTCGCTGGCGGCGCGGCTGCTGGACCCCAACCCGCGCACGCGCATCTCCGCGGCGGACGCGCTGCACCACCCCTTCCTCAGCGCCTGCTGA
- the LOC115451440 gene encoding CDGSH iron-sulfur domain-containing protein 3, mitochondrial, producing MFTRKLIYLSKSTFRIATYVTKGPKPEIPKNPLSSVYSASNQKDNGVVYDKKPFKMALQEGKTYSWCLCGRSKMQPLCDGTHKDIYLKITQRPVRFTVEKSKDYWLCNCKQTKNRPFCDGTHKNKEVQEATNIKV from the exons ATGTTCACaagaaaactaatatatttgtcaaaaagCACATTCAGAAtc GCGACTTATGTAACTAAGGGACCTAAACCGGAGATTCCAAAGAATCCTTTAAGTTCTGTGTACTCAGCCAGTAATCAGAAAGATAATGGAGTGGTTTACGACAAGAAACCATTCAAAATGGCCTTGCAAGAGGGCAAAACGTACAGCTGGTGCCTGTGCGGCCGCTCCAAGATGCAGCCCCTGTGTGACGGCACGCACAAAGATATTTATCTTAAAATCACACAGAG GCCAGTGAGATTTACAGTAGAGAAAAGTAAGGACTACTGGCTTTGTAATTGTAAACAAACTAAGAACAGACCATTCTGTGACGGGACACACAAGAACAAGGAAGTTCAGGAGGCaactaatattaaagtttaa